A genomic stretch from Gemmatimonadota bacterium includes:
- a CDS encoding histidine kinase codes for MLLTREALRLRELQASRLEATATQARLDALAARLEPHFLFNALQSVSAPIDSDPARARTMLAQIGDLLRDALAAPESGEVSGARGASVPGATSRSRRRALPIGCMWSGRSRPTPRR; via the coding sequence GTGCTGCTGACGCGTGAGGCGCTGCGGCTCCGCGAACTGCAGGCCTCGCGGCTCGAAGCCACCGCGACGCAGGCCCGACTCGACGCGCTGGCCGCGCGGCTCGAACCGCACTTCCTCTTCAACGCGCTGCAATCGGTGAGCGCGCCCATCGACAGCGACCCGGCGCGCGCCCGCACCATGCTGGCCCAGATCGGCGACTTGTTGCGCGATGCCCTCGCCGCGCCCGAGTCGGGCGAGGTGTCGGGTGCACGAGGAGCGTCGGTCCCGGGCGCTACCTCGCGATCGAGGAGACGCGCTTTGCCGATCGGCTGCATGTGGAGTGGGCGGTCGCGCCCGACACCGAGGCGGTGA
- a CDS encoding response regulator transcription factor translates to MGEAKNGLEVLDLVDRTHPDALFLDIRMPGLDGLGVVAELDPAHAPAVVFVTSFDEYAVQAFEAQAVDYLLKPFDPARLAKAVDRVRGGSAGIRARPCTEHRRARRTAVGRPGGVPRTDRGAWGRPPTTVLEVADIRWIEAADNYVRLHTAEGVHLSCRTMRDLEALLDPKRFARIHRSAIVALRLVRELRPLGDGDQELLLEGGGRLVLTRSYRDAFEARFGGVA, encoded by the coding sequence GTGGGTGAGGCGAAGAACGGCCTCGAAGTCCTCGACCTCGTCGACCGCACTCACCCCGATGCGCTCTTCCTCGACATCCGCATGCCGGGGCTCGACGGCCTCGGCGTCGTCGCCGAACTCGACCCCGCCCACGCCCCTGCCGTCGTCTTCGTAACCTCGTTCGATGAGTATGCCGTGCAGGCGTTCGAGGCACAGGCTGTGGACTACCTCTTGAAGCCCTTCGACCCCGCCAGGCTCGCCAAGGCGGTCGATCGGGTGCGGGGCGGATCGGCCGGGATCAGGGCGAGGCCCTGCACGGAGCATCGCCGGGCTCGCCGCACGGCAGTTGGTCGCCCCGGTGGAGTACCTCGAACGGATCGCGGCGCGTGGGGTCGGCCGCCGACGACCGTCCTTGAGGTCGCCGACATTCGCTGGATCGAAGCGGCCGACAACTACGTCCGGCTGCATACCGCAGAGGGCGTCCACCTCTCCTGCCGGACCATGCGCGATCTCGAGGCCCTCCTCGACCCGAAGCGCTTCGCCAGGATCCACCGCTCCGCCATCGTCGCCCTGCGGCTGGTCCGTGAGCTGCGCCCCCTGGGCGACGGCGACCAGGAGCTCCTGCTGGAGGGCGGCGGCCGCCTGGTTCTCACCCGCTCCTACCGCGACGCCTTCGAGGCACGCTTTGGCGGGGTGGCCTGA
- a CDS encoding SDR family oxidoreductase, producing MTPGRVAVVTGGATGLGRTIALEFGRLGYRVAFCWFEMGGRDVEATALMTEATLTTMGCEVYAARCDVRDRAQVEAFIAEVVRRFGTVDCLVNNAGIARDGALWRMTDEAWTTVFDTNVAGAFHCVAACAPHFRRQHWGKVVNISAHQAARPGFGVANYAASKAALEGFTRAAAVELGPSNVNVNAVAPGFVHTERLDELPSDVIERAQKRAVLGRPGGAGGPSPRSSPSSVPMRHAT from the coding sequence GTGACGCCGGGGCGAGTCGCCGTGGTCACGGGCGGCGCCACCGGCCTGGGACGCACCATCGCCCTCGAGTTCGGCCGGCTGGGGTACCGCGTCGCCTTCTGCTGGTTCGAGATGGGCGGGCGGGATGTCGAGGCCACCGCGCTGATGACCGAGGCGACGCTCACGACGATGGGGTGCGAGGTCTACGCGGCGCGGTGCGACGTGCGCGACCGTGCCCAGGTCGAGGCGTTCATCGCCGAGGTGGTGCGCCGCTTCGGCACGGTCGATTGCCTGGTCAACAATGCCGGCATCGCCCGCGATGGCGCGCTGTGGCGGATGACGGACGAGGCGTGGACCACCGTCTTCGACACCAACGTGGCTGGCGCCTTCCATTGCGTGGCGGCCTGCGCCCCCCACTTCCGCCGGCAGCACTGGGGCAAGGTCGTCAACATCTCGGCGCACCAGGCCGCGCGTCCCGGCTTCGGGGTCGCCAATTACGCGGCTAGCAAGGCAGCGCTGGAAGGCTTCACGCGGGCGGCCGCGGTCGAGCTCGGCCCCTCGAATGTGAATGTCAACGCGGTCGCCCCGGGCTTCGTGCACACCGAGCGCCTCGACGAGCTGCCCTCGGACGTCATTGAGCGGGCCCAGAAGCGCGCCGTGCTGGGCCGGCCTGGCGGAGCCGGAGGACCGTCGCCGCGGTCATCGCCTTCCTCTGTTCCGATGCGGCACGCCACGTGA
- a CDS encoding SDR family oxidoreductase: MAFLCSDAARHVTGQVIAVDGGLSLE, encoded by the coding sequence ATCGCCTTCCTCTGTTCCGATGCGGCACGCCACGTGACCGGGCAAGTCATCGCCGTAGACGGCGGGCTCTCGCTGGAATAG